ACGAGTTCCATGATGTTTACCCTGATACTGGTACCCTGTGTTTATATGATAATTGAAGGCTGGCGGGTAAGGGTAAATAAATTATTCAGTAAAAAATAAGCTCATTTTTTTGATATATGGTTTTAATTAAAAGAGCCATTTATTCCAAAGTGTAAGATTGGTTAAATGGCTCTTTTTCGTAAAACAGTATGCAAGTGAATGCCTGCCTTGTCGAGGGCGGGCATATTTGTTGTTACGTCAAAATGCCTTCGTCCTAATATTTTCCGGGTTCGGGGTTGCCTACTTTATTGTCATTTTGCAACAAGCGCCTTTATCTCATATACCCGGATGAAAGAGACGATTGCCCAATTCCTTAAATCTGATGGTAGCCGTAATCCAGACTAGCACTTCAATTCCTATAGGAAACAGAATACTTTGCTGGTGTTGCAAATGTGTCGCTAATGCACCTCCCAGGTAGGATGCTAAAAGTAAAGTTCCTAAAATCCCGGTTCTGGGAATAGCAAACAGCAGAACTGACAGCAGTTCGATCATACCAAGTACCTGATAAACTCCCGCCTTAATCCCAAAGGACCCAGCCATTTCAAGAGCGTGTTCACTACTACGTATTTTATCTGTTGCGGAGGCTACCAGCATCAATACAATAATGCCTGTCAATACCCAACCTGTGATATACTTTGCCTTAGTACTCATTTGTTTTAAATTTAAATGGATTGTACCAAACCGCCGTCT
This Chitinophaga sancti DNA region includes the following protein-coding sequences:
- a CDS encoding DoxX family protein — protein: MSTKAKYITGWVLTGIIVLMLVASATDKIRSSEHALEMAGSFGIKAGVYQVLGMIELLSVLLFAIPRTGILGTLLLASYLGGALATHLQHQQSILFPIGIEVLVWITATIRFKELGNRLFHPGI